From Slackia heliotrinireducens DSM 20476:
AGCAATATCAGCAGCAGCAGTACCAGCAGTATCAGCCGGCCAACGTCTACACCGGCCCCATCGAGGGTGACGCCAACAAGCGCGCCTTCGCCGCCAGCCTCTATTGGAACAGTCTCATCGGCGTCATCATCGCTGTCGTTACCGGCAACATGACCGACCCCTTCATCAAATTCCATGTGAACCAGATCGTCGTCCTGCTGATTTCCTACGTCGTCTGCGGCATCCTGTCCATCATCCTCATCGGCTTGATCGCGATGATCTTCGTGTTCGTCTGCCAGATCCTGGGCACCGTCGCTGCGTATCACGGCGAGATGAAGGAGATGCCGCTCCTCGGCAAGCTCCACATCATCAAGTAGCACCACACTGCGCATTCACGCACCAATCGAAACGCCCGACGTCCTTGCAACGACGTCGGGCGTTTCTGTTTTTTGGTGCGTTGGCTTCGGCATCCACACGCAGGCACCGCCATCGCCCCGCCGTGCAACGAAAAACCAATCTCGGGAGCACTTGAGGGGATAATCTGCCGCGAAAGCCTCCAAATCGCTTGCTTTCGGCTTAATCCATCAAATGTTACACCACAGATTTACTTGATTTGTGGTGTAACTCTTGGCGAGACTTGATACGAAGCCTCGTCGAACGCTGTCGGGTTGCAGATTATCGCCCTAAGTGCACAGAAAACGGAGGCGTCGTTGCACGAGCTGGGAGATTAGGAAATGTTTGGCCGTGGGTTCTGGCGCTTTGGTATATGTTCCCTGTTATGTATTGAGGAATATACTTGGAATCACGAGGCGTGATGAGGGTCAGACGCTTCATACAAACTAGAGGGAAAATCGAGGGGAGAATCCACGATGAAGAAACTGCTTTCATCTAAGCTTCTGCTTGCTACCGTATTCGCAGCAGCGCTTGCACTGTGCATGGTAGCTTGTTCCGGTGGTTCCGGCACCGCAAACAGCGATGCCGAATCCACCGACACGGCCGCAACGGAAGAAGCCGCCACGGAAGAAACGACCGAGGAAGGAACCGCGCCTGCCGCGCCTGAGAACCCGGTCATCCGCGTCTCCACCACCACGTCGGTCAACGACTCCGGCCTGCTGCCGTACCTGCAGCCCTACTTCGAAGAGGATACGGGCTATCAGCTGGAGGTCACTTCCGCCGGTACCGGTGCCGCCATCAAGAAGGGCGAGACGGGCGACGCCGACGTGCTATTGGTCCATGCCAAGGCGAGCGAAGAAGAGTTCGTCGAGGCTGGCTTCGGCGTCGAGCGCGTTTCGTTCATGTACAACTACTTCGTGATCGTCGGCCCCGCCGATGATCCAGCAGGCGTCGCCGACTGCGCAACGGCCGCCGACGCATTCGCTGCTATCGCCGATTCCCAGTCCGCATTCGTCTCCCGCGGCGACGATTCCGGCACGAACAAGAAGGAACTCCAGATTTGGGAAGCCGCTGGCATCAACCCTGACGGGCAAGAGTGGTACATCAACGCCGGTAGCGGCATGGGCGCAACGCTGACCCAGGCCAACGAGCGCCAGGCTTACACCCTCTCCGACAAGGGCACCTTCCTGTCCAACGACGCTAGCGAATCCCTGCAGATTCTGCTGGGTGAATCCGATGACATGAAGAACACCTACACGATGATCGCCATCAGCCCCGAAGCCTGGCCCGACACCAACATCGACGGCGCCAATGCCTTCATCGAGTGGATGACCAGCGACAAGGCTCTCCAGCTCATCGCCGAATACGGCACCGAAGAGTACGGCGAGCCTCTGTTCTACATCCTCGAGTCGTAAATCGGATACTCCGCGGCCGGCTGGTCACGACCTTGCCGGCCGCAGTTCTTGATTATGAACGAACTCATTCAGGCATTCAGCTTGGTGCTCACGCCGGGCAGCGAGTTGTCGCAAATCGTCCTTCTGACCCTTCGGATGTCCGTCTTCTCGACGGTCATCTCGACTGCGATAGGCGTCCCGCTCGGCGTATGCATCGGGCTGTACCGTTTTCCTGGGAAACGGCTCGTCATGCGCATACTCAACACACTCATGGGATTGCCGCCGGTATTGGCGGGTCTCATCGTGTTCTTCATCCTGTCGCGCTCTGGCCCGCTGGGCACGCTCAAGCTTCTGTACAGTTTGACAGCCATGGTCATCGCCCAGGTGGTGCTTATCACGCCCATCGTTTGCGGCCTTT
This genomic window contains:
- a CDS encoding zinc ribbon domain-containing protein; the encoded protein is MFCPQCGTENPDGTAFCANCGTTLGAAAAPTSAPTPEPVAAPVNAAYDPQQQQQYQQQYQQQQYQQYQPANVYTGPIEGDANKRAFAASLYWNSLIGVIIAVVTGNMTDPFIKFHVNQIVVLLISYVVCGILSIILIGLIAMIFVFVCQILGTVAAYHGEMKEMPLLGKLHIIK
- a CDS encoding substrate-binding domain-containing protein, with amino-acid sequence MKKLLSSKLLLATVFAAALALCMVACSGGSGTANSDAESTDTAATEEAATEETTEEGTAPAAPENPVIRVSTTTSVNDSGLLPYLQPYFEEDTGYQLEVTSAGTGAAIKKGETGDADVLLVHAKASEEEFVEAGFGVERVSFMYNYFVIVGPADDPAGVADCATAADAFAAIADSQSAFVSRGDDSGTNKKELQIWEAAGINPDGQEWYINAGSGMGATLTQANERQAYTLSDKGTFLSNDASESLQILLGESDDMKNTYTMIAISPEAWPDTNIDGANAFIEWMTSDKALQLIAEYGTEEYGEPLFYILES